The following are from one region of the Amylibacter sp. IMCC11727 genome:
- a CDS encoding methyltransferase domain-containing protein, with translation MSDPEPAVDAATIYDAFADKYRAYSETKSAYIGAVDDLIAGQLKTPPSVMLDYGSGDGVRGIELAKQVAPVRFFQADISDEMVARCKELGHAEQVFSVNTPDWAADLPDVDALVCLWNVLGHVPGTDARRNLLAELFSLMRPGGKLFIDVNNRHYVGYGRWTSLGRRIIDAIKPNYTRGDIRFDWNIDGVDYPASGHFFTPAEMVDLLKSAGFKIEKAQSVHYTTGDVSNDLTEGQLFYVASKPA, from the coding sequence ATGAGCGATCCTGAACCCGCCGTGGATGCAGCGACCATTTATGATGCGTTTGCAGATAAATATCGGGCGTATTCTGAAACTAAGTCGGCCTACATTGGGGCGGTTGATGACTTGATCGCAGGGCAGTTGAAGACGCCCCCCTCTGTCATGTTGGATTATGGGTCTGGCGATGGTGTGCGCGGCATTGAATTGGCCAAACAGGTCGCGCCTGTGCGATTCTTTCAGGCGGATATCTCAGATGAAATGGTTGCGCGGTGCAAAGAGTTGGGTCACGCGGAACAGGTTTTTTCAGTAAACACACCCGATTGGGCAGCTGATTTACCGGATGTGGATGCACTGGTTTGTTTGTGGAATGTTCTGGGGCACGTTCCAGGAACAGACGCACGGCGAAACCTATTGGCAGAGCTGTTTTCGCTCATGCGGCCCGGTGGAAAGCTGTTCATTGATGTGAACAACCGTCACTATGTTGGGTATGGCCGTTGGACATCTTTGGGACGACGGATCATTGATGCGATTAAACCCAATTACACCCGCGGGGACATTCGGTTTGACTGGAATATTGATGGTGTGGATTATCCCGCATCTGGTCATTTCTTCACACCAGCCGAAATGGTTGATCTGCTGAAAAGCGCGGGTTTCAAAATCGAAAAAGCGCAGTCTGTTCATTACACCACAGGTGACGTCAGTAATGATCTGACGGAAGGGCAGCTGTTTTATGTGGCGTCCAAACCCGCATAG
- a CDS encoding class I SAM-dependent methyltransferase codes for MDAVWEELHAARPWGKYPAENLIRTVMRTYRDPQDRANTKVLELGCGAGANLSFFLAEGFQTYGIDGAPSAIAKAKQRLQAGPNQTLDLSVQLFEEISFADQSFDLIVDYYAIYANPLAIIDATYAKVRDLLAPNGRFYTRVWGTECTGAKTGEMIEPNTSKNPTAGPCKDMGVSHFFTREELENRFADWGDVKIARTLAEDYNGEISEEFAVWVQT; via the coding sequence ATGGACGCTGTTTGGGAAGAACTACATGCCGCCCGCCCGTGGGGCAAATACCCAGCGGAAAACCTGATCCGCACGGTGATGCGGACCTATCGCGATCCGCAGGATAGGGCGAATACTAAGGTTCTTGAACTGGGCTGTGGAGCAGGCGCAAATCTGTCGTTCTTTTTGGCGGAAGGGTTTCAAACCTATGGGATCGATGGCGCTCCATCCGCCATCGCCAAGGCAAAACAACGTTTGCAAGCAGGCCCAAATCAAACCTTGGATCTGAGCGTTCAGCTGTTTGAAGAGATTTCCTTCGCCGATCAATCCTTTGATTTGATCGTTGATTACTACGCTATCTATGCAAACCCTCTTGCTATTATCGATGCAACCTATGCCAAGGTTCGTGATCTGCTGGCTCCGAATGGCCGTTTTTATACGCGTGTGTGGGGTACAGAATGCACCGGCGCCAAGACGGGTGAAATGATCGAGCCGAACACGTCGAAAAATCCGACCGCTGGACCCTGCAAAGATATGGGTGTTTCGCATTTCTTTACCCGCGAAGAATTGGAAAACCGTTTCGCCGATTGGGGGGACGTGAAAATTGCCCGCACGCTGGCAGAGGATTATAACGGTGAAATTAGCGAAGAATTTGCAGTGTGGGTTCAAACCTAA
- a CDS encoding CDP-glycerol glycerophosphotransferase family protein gives MRVRKPNLFEMHDKAKEKSKLAISLAAEPSTMMTQKTVLFVCYGGGHAQTLIPVIQEMNGTHPELRCVVFGATNGAVDLERASIAHLTYLDLIKDEDAEAVQEYGDQLLAGNHNPASGVSVEQSIAYLGSNYLDLVKQHGPDAAQAKYDDLARTAFLPLLAMETLFETVQPSVVITTSSPRTEQAARQVAKNAGVPVLVVADTPYPYNRLGLNAVDCSTLCCPSVLAQDVWEQKDWVKFQKIAVTGNPALDRFVPDMARRAAFSPKKPVILFAQQTGKIADNDVKWSEFTQDDYFTHFDLWSKITDHFGAEGKVRLHPSMQRSIFEDWQQKTQSTLRLDQDRNVGNSLATSSILVGNFSSILAEALMVGTPVVQYLYDENLRQKDGVLDTGVPWEAMFSSESTMLEAVNGALNDGPENLRRFELFAELQPIPPSAGRVCDEIIQLL, from the coding sequence ATGCGCGTTCGTAAACCAAATCTGTTTGAAATGCACGACAAAGCGAAAGAGAAATCCAAATTGGCGATCAGTTTGGCAGCGGAGCCTTCCACGATGATGACACAGAAAACCGTTCTTTTCGTCTGTTACGGAGGTGGGCATGCACAAACGCTGATCCCTGTGATTCAAGAAATGAATGGCACACATCCCGAACTGCGGTGTGTTGTTTTTGGGGCCACCAACGGTGCTGTCGATTTGGAGCGCGCAAGCATTGCACATTTGACCTATCTTGATCTGATCAAGGACGAAGATGCGGAAGCGGTGCAAGAATACGGCGACCAACTCTTGGCAGGAAACCATAACCCAGCAAGCGGTGTTTCAGTGGAACAGAGCATCGCCTATCTGGGGTCCAATTATCTCGATTTGGTCAAACAACATGGGCCCGATGCGGCGCAAGCCAAATATGATGACCTTGCTCGCACTGCGTTTTTACCGCTTCTGGCAATGGAAACGCTGTTTGAAACTGTTCAACCAAGTGTCGTTATCACCACGTCTAGCCCACGGACAGAACAGGCAGCAAGACAGGTTGCAAAAAACGCAGGCGTTCCCGTTTTGGTCGTTGCGGATACACCTTACCCTTATAACCGCCTTGGTCTGAACGCTGTGGACTGCAGCACGTTGTGTTGTCCCTCGGTTTTGGCGCAAGACGTGTGGGAGCAAAAAGACTGGGTCAAATTTCAAAAAATCGCTGTTACAGGGAATCCTGCGCTTGATCGATTTGTACCTGATATGGCACGCAGAGCCGCATTCTCGCCCAAAAAACCGGTCATTCTGTTCGCTCAGCAAACCGGGAAAATCGCAGACAACGATGTTAAATGGTCTGAATTCACACAAGATGATTATTTTACCCATTTCGACCTTTGGTCAAAGATAACCGATCATTTTGGGGCCGAAGGAAAAGTGCGATTGCACCCTTCTATGCAGCGATCGATCTTTGAGGACTGGCAGCAGAAAACGCAATCAACACTTCGGCTTGATCAAGACAGAAACGTTGGCAATAGTTTGGCCACATCTTCCATTTTAGTCGGAAATTTTTCATCCATCCTTGCAGAGGCGCTCATGGTTGGAACACCTGTTGTTCAATATCTTTACGATGAGAACCTGCGGCAAAAAGATGGGGTGTTGGATACAGGCGTACCGTGGGAAGCGATGTTTTCTTCGGAAAGCACTATGCTGGAAGCAGTGAACGGTGCGCTTAACGATGGCCCAGAAAACCTGCGTAGGTTTGAGCTTTTCGCTGAATTACAGCCAATCCCACCATCTGCAGGGCGTGTCTGTGATGAAATTATTCAACTGCTGTGA
- a CDS encoding NAD(P)-binding protein, with the protein MKKKVMIVGSGFRGFCDALHLMDNPDLELQIVDSAPFFGGVMHSLDIEGFAVDKGVHIFDSIPVSLAETVTEIMDGQVHEIDFVSASAFNNKVTEQFSLPDLNSLDDASVKEQIRQELLTLAKESPTGLPANLEEYFEQRYGKTAAGIFSQIFHKVYGLTSAEVEPTAIAQTSMGRLKFLDDDAMRELKQDPWLDTVLAARRKSMGKIDDFVSIYPSDGNAMRGWCERAVKWLEAKGVAVKLGVKIEKIEEDDNGVRVHTNNGVIEVDTVLWSNDSIKALGDAIDIPDDVDGLQYGTPMMFATLLTQADKVRDFTYLQNFDPDQLTYRTAASGRFSHQVRPDGVSFLTAECPIQIGSENWNNPDAMGQKVWDEIKNLGVVDQDAELVAADIKRIPVTFKLAKTGYAKAFTDFHQKVANNHKRVILRDVTPFFRRDIYFDSAHLGELIA; encoded by the coding sequence ATGAAGAAAAAAGTAATGATTGTTGGCTCTGGGTTTCGGGGCTTTTGTGATGCTTTGCACTTGATGGATAACCCTGATCTGGAGCTGCAAATCGTCGACTCCGCGCCGTTCTTTGGGGGCGTCATGCACTCTTTGGACATCGAAGGGTTTGCCGTCGACAAAGGCGTGCATATCTTTGACTCCATCCCTGTTTCACTGGCTGAAACGGTCACTGAAATCATGGACGGCCAAGTCCATGAAATTGATTTTGTGTCCGCGTCCGCCTTTAACAACAAAGTCACCGAACAATTCTCTCTTCCTGATCTGAATTCACTGGATGATGCGTCTGTCAAAGAACAAATTCGCCAAGAGCTTTTGACGCTGGCAAAAGAATCCCCAACGGGCTTGCCAGCCAATTTGGAAGAGTATTTTGAACAGCGGTATGGCAAAACCGCGGCTGGAATTTTCTCCCAGATTTTCCACAAAGTGTATGGCCTGACTTCGGCAGAGGTGGAGCCAACGGCGATTGCTCAGACCTCCATGGGGCGGCTCAAGTTCTTGGACGATGATGCCATGCGCGAATTGAAACAGGACCCGTGGTTGGACACCGTGCTGGCTGCGCGTCGTAAGTCTATGGGCAAAATTGACGATTTCGTTTCAATCTATCCAAGTGATGGTAATGCTATGCGGGGCTGGTGCGAACGCGCCGTAAAATGGCTCGAAGCCAAAGGCGTCGCCGTTAAACTGGGCGTAAAAATTGAAAAGATCGAAGAAGACGACAACGGTGTACGTGTTCATACGAACAACGGTGTGATCGAGGTTGATACGGTTCTGTGGTCTAACGACAGCATCAAAGCATTGGGCGATGCAATCGACATCCCTGATGATGTTGATGGGCTGCAATACGGTACACCGATGATGTTTGCTACGTTGCTCACACAAGCGGATAAAGTCCGCGACTTTACATACTTGCAAAACTTTGACCCCGATCAACTGACCTATCGCACTGCTGCGTCCGGGCGGTTCAGTCATCAGGTACGCCCTGATGGCGTGTCTTTCTTGACGGCAGAATGCCCAATCCAAATAGGTAGCGAAAATTGGAACAATCCAGATGCCATGGGCCAAAAGGTTTGGGATGAAATCAAAAATCTAGGCGTTGTGGATCAAGACGCAGAGCTGGTTGCGGCGGATATCAAGCGTATTCCTGTTACCTTCAAACTGGCCAAAACTGGCTACGCCAAAGCATTTACCGACTTTCACCAAAAGGTTGCCAACAACCACAAGCGGGTCATTTTGCGGGACGTAACGCCGTTTTTCCGCCGTGATATCTACTTTGACAGTGCGCACCTTGGCGAATTGATCGCGTGA
- the neuC gene encoding UDP-N-acetylglucosamine 2-epimerase, translated as MTRRIAFVTTARSDYNTMFPVMRAASADPDIDARIFCAGMHLVPSFGDTWRQLEEDGLDIAEKVDFLSETDGEAAFAHGLGKGVSAFTDALLRQKPQIVCVSGDRLENLALFTAATTLGIPIAHMCGGDITEGALDNQIRHVMTKLAHLHFVSMPEHARRVIQMGEEPWRVVLTGDAAIDVIVDRPKLSRDDLNAAVGLQDEEPFFLSTYHPQTLGEDTAQTQYAYVLDAIASVPERPVMIRPNIDPGFQPLVDMLEAFQARRPDAIIRKSFDRDVFYGLMAHASFMIGNSSSGLWEAPSFELPAINVGKRQDGRVRGANVIDVSGLTGSDVNAAVAKASSPEFRTSLKGMTNPYGDGKASAKTLETLKAVPLGEELMLKKFHEIMFDPLALGLGQRKEN; from the coding sequence ATGACCCGTCGCATCGCTTTTGTCACCACAGCCCGCAGTGATTACAACACCATGTTTCCTGTCATGCGTGCCGCCAGCGCGGACCCTGACATCGATGCGCGTATTTTTTGTGCTGGGATGCATTTGGTTCCTTCCTTTGGCGACACATGGCGTCAACTCGAAGAAGACGGATTAGACATTGCAGAAAAAGTGGATTTCCTGAGTGAAACCGATGGCGAAGCCGCGTTTGCGCATGGTTTGGGCAAAGGTGTTTCCGCGTTCACAGATGCCCTTTTGCGCCAAAAACCACAAATCGTCTGTGTTTCGGGTGATCGTCTGGAAAACCTCGCGCTGTTTACTGCTGCAACTACGCTCGGTATCCCGATTGCGCACATGTGTGGCGGGGACATCACCGAAGGGGCGCTCGACAATCAAATCCGCCACGTCATGACCAAACTTGCCCATCTGCATTTCGTATCCATGCCCGAACACGCGCGACGCGTCATTCAAATGGGCGAAGAGCCGTGGCGCGTTGTGCTGACAGGGGATGCCGCCATTGATGTGATCGTGGATCGCCCAAAACTGAGCCGCGATGATTTGAACGCTGCGGTTGGGTTACAAGACGAAGAACCGTTCTTTCTATCCACCTATCACCCGCAAACCTTGGGGGAAGACACGGCGCAAACCCAATACGCCTATGTCTTGGATGCAATCGCATCCGTTCCTGAACGTCCCGTAATGATCCGCCCTAATATTGATCCAGGCTTTCAGCCACTGGTCGATATGCTCGAAGCGTTCCAAGCCAGACGCCCCGATGCGATTATTCGTAAAAGTTTTGATCGCGATGTTTTTTATGGTCTGATGGCACACGCGTCATTCATGATCGGCAATTCGTCATCTGGCCTGTGGGAAGCACCGAGCTTCGAATTACCCGCAATCAACGTGGGAAAACGCCAAGATGGCCGTGTCCGAGGTGCCAATGTGATCGACGTGTCAGGATTGACGGGCAGCGATGTAAACGCCGCCGTCGCCAAAGCAAGCTCGCCCGAATTTCGAACCAGCCTCAAAGGTATGACAAACCCATACGGGGACGGCAAAGCGTCTGCCAAGACACTTGAAACGCTAAAAGCGGTTCCATTGGGCGAGGAATTGATGTTGAAAAAATTTCATGAAATTATGTTTGACCCCCTCGCATTGGGGCTTGGTCAGCGAAAGGAAAACTGA
- a CDS encoding acylneuraminate cytidylyltransferase family protein has translation MIRSNHTAFLFCRGGSKGIPDKNIKMVAGKPLLAWSVECALASKYVSRVVVSTDSKRIADVAQTVGAEVIMRPDELATDTASELLAWRHAIQVEHDTLQGTFVSLPATSPLRVPQDVDTGIERFYAGGCDIVFGISEAHRSPYLNMVTRDSDGLIGLVNPGLGATRRQDVPDVFDITTCVYVGAVPYIETCKGLMDGRVAGVDIPVERALDLDTPYDLHLAELLLKHPFQKDMK, from the coding sequence ATGATCCGCTCTAACCACACTGCATTCCTGTTTTGTCGCGGCGGATCAAAGGGTATTCCAGACAAGAACATCAAAATGGTTGCTGGCAAACCCTTGCTGGCATGGTCCGTTGAGTGTGCGTTGGCATCGAAATACGTGTCGCGCGTGGTTGTTTCAACCGACAGCAAACGCATTGCAGATGTTGCACAAACTGTAGGCGCAGAGGTCATTATGCGCCCAGACGAATTGGCAACCGATACCGCATCAGAACTTCTGGCCTGGCGTCACGCGATACAGGTTGAACACGACACGTTGCAAGGCACCTTTGTGTCCTTGCCTGCGACCTCTCCTCTTCGGGTGCCGCAGGATGTTGATACAGGGATCGAGCGGTTCTACGCAGGCGGCTGCGACATTGTTTTTGGTATCTCAGAAGCACACCGTTCCCCGTACCTAAATATGGTCACACGCGACTCTGATGGGTTGATCGGGTTGGTTAACCCTGGCCTTGGGGCGACACGTCGTCAGGATGTGCCGGATGTTTTTGATATCACAACCTGCGTTTACGTGGGTGCTGTGCCTTATATTGAAACCTGCAAGGGTTTGATGGATGGGCGTGTCGCAGGAGTGGATATTCCTGTTGAACGTGCGCTTGATCTGGACACGCCTTATGATTTGCACTTGGCAGAACTTTTGCTGAAACACCCCTTTCAAAAGGATATGAAATGA
- a CDS encoding GNAT family N-acetyltransferase produces MTLNILTTDDRDQWVALLDQLPHDQRDIHYHPDYLAIYEKTYSDQSYLVVWEGQSGTIFKPIMVRDIPKSISATKRRDFSSVYGYGGALATGQPNASDKQGFAQGFMAFAEQNAAVTDFTLLNPKFTDVQKDVLPSGQTVDYRKEVVVADLTPTLPEIWARIDDRQRKAAMSARKAGVEVIASDGSDADYDAYHARYLETMDAVNAREFWHFPDDYFHNCRDCLGPDHVTLLHAQHDGKIIASFFHIHMYDTVYYHFSCADLAARKLNPTPLLMLDSLIWAKGQGYKLFHLGGGRTDGADPLFTFKNSFSHQTLPLYSTQSILDPTTYESLTNAVKSREKQTHGDALESAFFPRYRLQS; encoded by the coding sequence ATGACCCTTAACATTCTGACCACAGATGATCGTGATCAATGGGTGGCCTTGTTGGATCAACTGCCCCATGACCAACGTGATATTCACTATCATCCAGATTACCTAGCCATCTATGAAAAGACTTATTCAGATCAATCTTACCTTGTGGTGTGGGAAGGTCAGAGCGGTACGATTTTTAAGCCGATCATGGTGCGCGATATCCCAAAGAGCATTTCTGCCACCAAACGGCGGGATTTTTCGTCGGTTTACGGATACGGCGGCGCCCTTGCGACTGGGCAACCGAATGCAAGCGACAAGCAAGGCTTTGCGCAGGGTTTCATGGCGTTCGCAGAGCAGAATGCAGCCGTAACGGATTTCACCCTGCTCAATCCCAAGTTCACCGATGTGCAAAAAGATGTCCTGCCCAGTGGACAAACAGTCGATTACCGCAAAGAAGTTGTGGTGGCTGATCTGACACCAACATTGCCAGAAATTTGGGCACGCATTGATGATCGCCAACGCAAGGCGGCCATGTCAGCACGCAAAGCAGGTGTGGAAGTCATCGCGTCTGACGGATCTGATGCGGATTATGATGCGTATCACGCGCGTTATTTAGAAACGATGGATGCTGTGAATGCGCGCGAATTCTGGCATTTTCCTGATGATTATTTTCATAATTGCCGTGATTGTTTGGGGCCTGACCATGTGACCCTGCTCCATGCGCAACACGATGGCAAAATCATCGCATCGTTTTTTCACATCCATATGTACGACACGGTGTATTACCATTTTTCCTGCGCTGATTTGGCCGCACGCAAATTAAACCCAACACCTTTGTTGATGTTGGACAGCCTGATTTGGGCCAAGGGACAAGGATACAAATTGTTCCATCTGGGCGGCGGGCGCACCGATGGGGCAGACCCGTTATTCACCTTCAAGAACTCGTTTTCGCATCAGACATTGCCGTTGTATTCAACCCAATCCATTCTTGACCCAACCACATACGAAAGCTTAACTAACGCGGTAAAGTCGCGTGAAAAACAAACCCATGGCGATGCTCTCGAAAGTGCATTTTTTCCGCGATACCGCCTCCAAAGCTGA
- a CDS encoding SDR family oxidoreductase, producing the protein MTRSMDGMTVLITGGGGHIGRATGEALAEKGANLALLDKADTTDFCKDISDRFSIRAEQVDADLMDPKALENIPTQMQDRFGGCDGLVNNAAFYDDMPGWGVPFGQEGYEAWMAVMRVNLLAPFFLAQSLTEQLSASGKGSIVNIASIYGVVGPDHGLYAGTEMTNPAAYAASKGGLIALSGWLSTVMAPKVRVNTVTPGGVARGQLPEFVSRYEAKTPLNRMATEQDVSYAIAMLMDPGAGYITGQNLLVDGGWTAW; encoded by the coding sequence ATGACACGCTCTATGGATGGAATGACGGTTCTTATTACAGGCGGTGGCGGTCATATCGGGCGCGCAACGGGCGAAGCCTTAGCGGAAAAGGGTGCAAATCTTGCATTGTTGGATAAGGCGGACACAACAGATTTTTGCAAAGATATTTCAGATCGATTCAGCATTCGTGCCGAACAGGTTGATGCAGACCTAATGGATCCAAAAGCGCTCGAAAACATTCCGACCCAGATGCAGGATCGTTTTGGAGGATGCGATGGCTTGGTGAACAACGCCGCGTTTTATGATGACATGCCTGGATGGGGTGTGCCCTTTGGCCAAGAAGGCTACGAGGCTTGGATGGCGGTGATGCGGGTCAATCTGCTCGCCCCATTTTTCTTAGCACAAAGCCTGACGGAACAACTGTCGGCGTCCGGCAAAGGCAGCATCGTGAACATCGCGTCCATCTATGGCGTGGTCGGTCCAGATCATGGGTTGTACGCGGGAACGGAAATGACCAACCCTGCAGCTTATGCCGCATCAAAGGGCGGGCTCATCGCGCTAAGCGGTTGGCTGTCCACTGTAATGGCCCCAAAAGTACGCGTGAATACTGTAACACCAGGCGGCGTCGCCCGTGGTCAGTTGCCAGAATTTGTGTCGCGATACGAGGCAAAAACCCCCTTAAATCGTATGGCAACAGAGCAAGACGTTTCTTATGCGATTGCCATGCTTATGGACCCAGGTGCGGGTTACATTACAGGGCAAAACCTGCTGGTGGATGGTGGTTGGACCGCTTGGTAA
- a CDS encoding Gfo/Idh/MocA family oxidoreductase — MKRRILLISLGSIGRRHLRNVKELMPNADLCIWRHKPADIPSEAENIPIVYSEEDALAFAPDAVMVSSPASFHAAQCAPFAEKGIPIFVEKPLEVSVAAASVLKTALDSGKGLLFVGYVLRFQPIMAALKSILDSQKIGTIRTAHIATGQYLPDWRPDADYRDGVSAQAALGGGVLLELSHELDYARWFFGHPKTITSEASKLSDLDMDVEDSATVIFGYPKARVTINIDFLQRVAAMTLKVVGSEATLEADLVAETARICTPDGVQDLDLPKLTQGNEMYLRQFDAFFTQAFSEYIPVYEESRNSPFARFEDALAVVGLVEAAKHSAAAGKRVDV, encoded by the coding sequence ATGAAGCGCCGTATACTGCTTATTTCCTTGGGGAGCATTGGTCGTCGACATTTGCGCAATGTCAAAGAGCTGATGCCAAACGCAGACCTGTGCATTTGGCGTCACAAGCCAGCAGACATCCCCTCAGAAGCGGAAAACATTCCGATTGTGTATTCGGAAGAGGACGCATTGGCCTTTGCTCCTGATGCGGTGATGGTGTCTTCGCCTGCATCGTTTCACGCAGCGCAATGCGCACCATTTGCGGAGAAAGGCATTCCGATCTTTGTGGAAAAGCCATTGGAAGTGTCGGTCGCAGCTGCTTCCGTGCTAAAGACAGCGTTGGACTCAGGTAAAGGCTTGTTATTTGTCGGTTATGTCCTGCGCTTCCAGCCAATCATGGCAGCATTGAAATCAATCCTCGACAGCCAAAAAATTGGCACAATTCGCACAGCCCATATTGCCACAGGACAATACCTGCCCGATTGGCGTCCAGATGCGGATTACCGCGACGGAGTGAGCGCTCAGGCTGCACTGGGCGGTGGTGTTCTACTGGAATTGTCACACGAGTTGGACTACGCGCGGTGGTTTTTTGGCCATCCGAAAACCATCACATCTGAGGCAAGCAAATTATCCGATCTCGATATGGATGTGGAAGACAGTGCCACGGTTATCTTTGGATACCCCAAAGCCCGTGTGACCATTAACATTGATTTCCTGCAAAGGGTCGCGGCAATGACACTGAAAGTTGTCGGGTCAGAGGCGACATTGGAAGCAGATTTAGTGGCAGAAACTGCTCGCATTTGCACCCCTGATGGAGTTCAAGACTTGGATTTGCCAAAGCTGACCCAAGGCAACGAAATGTACCTGCGCCAGTTCGATGCGTTTTTTACACAGGCGTTTTCTGAATACATCCCTGTATATGAAGAAAGCCGCAACAGCCCCTTTGCACGTTTCGAAGATGCGCTTGCCGTTGTTGGCCTCGTCGAGGCGGCCAAACACTCTGCCGCCGCCGGAAAACGAGTTGACGTATGA
- a CDS encoding N-acetylneuraminate synthase family protein, translating to MNFDTINIDFANPGHCQSIIEIGVNHNGDLDLARQMVREIKKRGGDIVKFQAFIAEEEISIHADKASYQKDTTGDDGTGQLEMAKALELSHGQLTTMRDFCAEMEMPFLCTAFESKSLEFLLRDLQVKSIKIASSEVTHHPFLAEIARSGVGMILSTGASTLEETAAAIRVIEQAKPDPELVVLHCVSEYPAPLAEVNLQAMDTMARAFGYPVGYSDHTVGTIAPITAAALGACAVEKHFTMDRNMPGPDHRASIEPDELSEMVDGMRGAEACLGSGIKVPVPSEIPQIPLIRKAIVARYPLPVGHVVTEADIAFKRPRNGIEPFDLDKVLGRALKVAKDTDSPFQWSDL from the coding sequence ATGAACTTTGATACGATCAACATTGATTTTGCGAACCCCGGACATTGCCAATCCATTATTGAGATTGGCGTAAACCATAACGGGGACCTAGATCTTGCACGTCAGATGGTGCGGGAAATCAAGAAACGAGGCGGGGATATTGTAAAATTCCAAGCCTTCATCGCAGAAGAAGAAATCAGCATTCATGCGGATAAAGCCAGTTATCAGAAAGACACGACTGGTGACGACGGGACGGGCCAGTTGGAAATGGCCAAAGCATTGGAATTGTCACACGGGCAGTTAACCACTATGCGGGATTTCTGTGCGGAAATGGAAATGCCCTTTCTTTGCACCGCTTTTGAAAGCAAGAGTCTAGAATTTTTGCTGCGTGATCTTCAGGTTAAATCCATCAAAATTGCGTCTTCCGAAGTGACCCATCATCCGTTCTTGGCTGAAATTGCTCGTTCAGGCGTGGGCATGATTTTGTCCACAGGCGCAAGCACATTAGAAGAAACCGCAGCTGCGATCCGTGTGATTGAACAAGCCAAACCTGACCCAGAACTTGTTGTGCTGCATTGTGTGTCTGAATATCCCGCACCATTGGCAGAGGTTAACCTGCAGGCGATGGATACGATGGCGCGCGCATTTGGGTATCCAGTGGGTTATTCAGATCATACTGTGGGAACCATCGCCCCAATCACCGCAGCCGCGCTCGGGGCCTGTGCGGTCGAAAAACACTTTACGATGGATCGCAACATGCCAGGGCCAGACCATCGCGCGTCTATTGAGCCAGACGAGTTGAGCGAGATGGTAGATGGGATGCGCGGCGCCGAGGCCTGTTTGGGTAGCGGAATCAAAGTGCCTGTTCCATCCGAAATTCCGCAGATCCCGTTGATCCGCAAGGCAATCGTTGCGCGATATCCATTGCCCGTTGGCCATGTGGTGACAGAGGCAGACATCGCGTTTAAACGTCCGCGTAATGGCATTGAGCCGTTTGATTTGGACAAGGTTTTGGGCCGTGCCTTGAAAGTTGCCAAAGACACTGACTCTCCGTTTCAGTGGTCTGACCTATGA